Genomic window (Carassius auratus strain Wakin unplaced genomic scaffold, ASM336829v1 scaf_tig00215323, whole genome shotgun sequence):
aaccaGCCTATAGATCTAGCACTCTGCATGCTTTAAATCAGATACAGAAATGATGTTGCTTGAAcgaatagcatttttatttaaattaacaacagagagaaagtgagaaaatGCATGTGTGAATAATGTTTGTGTAGTGTCTCATCAATAATCAAGCTGCAAGTTTAGTTAAATCAAAAACAGATACATTAttgctttttagtttttcagCATGCTATCCaagctattttattaatgaatattgCATTGATCATGAAATTTCTGTGGTCATGATTGTTTGGGAGTTGCGTGTGCAACCTAGCCAGTGAATTGGCCCTTTCGACTGTGGTAAAAATGGTCAGCCACAAACCCCCTCCATGCAAAAAGAGCCAGCATCAATATGGAGGGTGTCAACATTGTGAGCGCAGAAATGGAGGTGATGGAGGCAATGGAGTGCCTCTTTGCTACTTGTTTCATATTCAGTGTGGAATACCCCAAGCACATCACTCACATGATGAATTTTGTTGAGCAATACCTGTTTAAACTCtccagaaaccaaaaaaaaaactatgatcaATTATCATAATGCTTTGATATTACATGAATAGTGCtaatgtaaatttgtaaatatgaggcgattgatgttattctgaaatgCTGATCTGACTTTGTATCTATGTTTTCACATTCTTTATGAGTGatattaatatgaatttgtaGATTTGAGGTACTTGATGTTGTTCTAACCCTGATAGGAATTTAGATGAATctgtatatttgcattatttattagtgatagataaatgtaattttataatggacttattttgtaatatgtagatgtaggtgaaactattttcatttatgatatttttttaaatggtgttttaatgttgaatatttgaaattacagtagcattctttcagcaatagtaattatttttgttaatataaataaatgactagtAAAGTATCTTAACATAAAGATATTTGGTACATGTTATTTAAGGTGTCAAGCATTAGTATATGAATTTACAATCATTCAGTTTTGTTGAGTGTGGTCATAGAATGAGTAAATATGTTCTATATTAAATATGTGAGATAACAGTGCATTGAAGTATTCGTATATACCTCGTGTATACCTCAAATGGGAGTTACTTCCGTTATTACCGTGTTTATCTATTAACAGAGAAGCTGTGGCTTTAATTGCATCAAAAACAATGATGTTAACTCCTTTCTGGAAAAGATAATGCAGCTCTTCAGCTGTGAAGctattttactgataaaagtTAGTTAAAATGAGTTGATTCAAATTATGAGTGTCATTCATTAGATGAAGTGTTTGTATTCTGCTCAAAATCTGGAGCAATTTTTATCTGGTCTTAATTTCAACACTATAGACCTAATTATTATGTTTAATGTCAAATctaacaaatgcatttttgtgaaatttattatacataatttttACAGGTGTGCttgtattgtttttctttatgATAAATCACACTTGCTTTTGATAtctatttttttctaatacaatGACATTCATACTTAATTGTGCAAATAGTGTTTGTGGCTGGTGTAAATACAAATTAATGCAAACGTATAGGCTTATGAATAATTTTACTGCACAAATTTTATTAGGCACCGTATATCAGTATACCCTCTAAAAATCACAAAACCAACTCTAATATGAAATGCATTTCATTCTCATCtgatttaattcagttcagttctgGAAATGAGAGACTATGTATCATATTTGTTGTACCATAGATGCAGAACTAGTCATGATggtaaaataagatatttcactCTTGGTCCTTCTCCTCCCCATGTGTAATGATGTAGACCAGATTCTTATAGTCCACATTGCCTGCAGCGTCTGGAGGAAAAGCACTAAACATCTGCTCCGTCTGAGGAAAGATGGATGAAAAATAGCAGTATAGAATAGTTAGAATGAAATTCACTAGTCACGTTCAAAATCTATTGATAAACACAATATAATGTCATCACCTCTCCGCTTTTCTATGAACATggaatataaatgtaattgtgaCGTATACGGCACAGTGCTGTGAAGGACACTGAgaactgaagtgttagacacaAAACAGATAATCTCAAGATGTCAAACCTCTTCTGGAGAAAATCGGTCTGCTTGCGTTGTCAACATCCGTGCCAAACTGTGAGGACACACAAACTTCAGTTTGACTTTTTGATATGATCGTATTACGTCTGGCAAACAATGAACACACTCCAAACTCTTTAGGcatgaatttaataatttatatttattttatttgattatgaaatctatttgattttatttaaataatcaggTTTTTAAGCATTTATTCAAACTGCTCCGAATTGAGAAAACCTATTTTTTCAGttaaaagggttcaaatatggCTAGCTGTGGAACAAGCAAAAATTAATTCATGCttgtgctttcaaaatatatccAGGGTATTAATACTATTACATAAATCTGACCTGTTTCTTTCATGTCTGGCTGACAAATATGCATCGCATTTTATGTTAAAACTCTAATACAAATTGATTAAAattcaaaatacttttattttatttaggccaacgtatatattttttaattgtacatgcATGCATGATTTAAACAGTCTATATGTACTGCATCTGTTACTTCAGTAGCTCGTAATGTCACAAGCTGCCAAACAAAGCAGAATCTCTGGAGAAATGGATTTGCAGAGAAGCAGACTTTGTTGTTTCAATGCTACTCACAAATCCTTCCTCAAGGTCCCCTTTCCCTCTGGGTCGAACACTTTAAAGGCATTCAGAATGGTCTCCTCTGCATCGGCacctgtatattttttttttttttttttttgaaaagagcACAAAAGAAAACTTTGTACAGGATTCCTAGCGGAATTTCTATCACAGTTTGGGGCCGATCTTATGGGAATCATCTTACAGGCTCATACAAGAGCTTCCACAACATATAACTCCCTATAGGCCTATTATGATTCCCAGTAGGATCAAATGCTTCAGTTGGAGTTCAGAAGGAAAGGAAATCCCTGTGTGATTTCTTATCCACTCATAAGACTTCATTCCAAAACACCTAgagttatgtttaaatgaaatgcaatacaagtttttaagaattaaaatcagtttttatgttttgaattaaTCTCTTTCACTCGCcaacactgcatttaaaaaaaatacagttcaaattttattttgaaataatataaaaaaaaaaaaaaatcctgtgatcaatttccagcatcattcctccagtcttcagtgtcacatgatcttcagaaatcatgaaaatatgctgatttactgctcaagaaacatttctgattatcaacagttgtgctgcttcatatttttgtggaaactgtgatgcatttaatttttcaggattctttgatgaatagaaagctcaaaagaacagcatttatttgaaacagaaattatTTGTTATGGCTTTACTCCCGCTCTTGAGCAGTTCAGTGCAccgttgctgaataaaagtgttaatttttcCGAACATTTTACTGACCCAAACTAGTCCCTTAAATTGGTAgtgtatgaaattttttttttcttttaaatagaaTAGTTAAAAATAAACTCTTTTTGAGTTTAGCTTGAATGCTCAAGAAATTACAATCAGAAATGTTGCTCTATTGGTTTGTCAAGGCAACATAAAGATGCTTGCTTTTATAATCCTGTTGGATAAAATACAGTTCCTACAGGGTTTTTGTATCTTTGTGCCACTTTACCCCaccatttacagtattgttcaaaataatagcagtacaatgtgactaaccagaataatcaaggtttttagtatattttttattgctacgtggcaaacaagttaccagtaggttcagtagattctcagaaaacaaacaagacccagcattcatgatatgcacgctcttaaggctgtgcaattgggcaattagttgaaaggggtgtgttcaaaaaaatagcagtgtctacctttgactgtacaaactcaaaactattttgtacaaacatttttttttctgggatttagcaatcctgtgaatcactaaactcatatttagttgtatgaccacagttttttaaaactgcttgacatctgtgtggcatggagtcaaccaactttcagctgttattccactccatgattctttaacaacattccacaattcattcacatttcttggttttgcttcagaaacagcatttttgatatcaccccacaagttctcaattggattaaggtctggagattgggctggccactccataacattaattttgttggtttggaaccaagactttgcccgtttactagtgtgttttgggtcattgtcttgttgaaacaaccatttcaagggcatgtcctcttcagcatagggcaacatgacctcttcaagtattttaacatatgcaaactgatccatgatccctggaatgcgataaataggcccaacaccatagtaggagaaacatgcccatatcatgatgcttgcacctccatgcttcactgtcttcactgtgtactgtggcttgaattcagagtttgggggtcgtctcacaaactgcctgtggcccttggacccaaaaagaacaattttactctcatcagtccacaaaatgttcctccatttctctttaggccagttgatgtgttctttggcaaattgtaacctcttctgcacatgccttttttttaacagagggactttgcgggggattcttgaaaatagattagcttcacacagacgtcttctaactgtcacagtacttacaggtaactccagactgtctttgatcatcctggaggtgatcattggctgagcctttgccattctggttattcttctatccattttgatggttgtcttccgttttcttccacgtctctctggttttgctctccattttaaggcattggagatcattttagctgaacagcctatcattttttgcacctctttataggttttcccctctctaatcaactttttaatcaaagtacgctgttcttctgaacaatgtcttgaacgacccattttcctcagctttcaaatgcatgttcaacaagtgttggcttcatccttaaataggggccacctgattcacacctgtttcttcacaaaattgatgacctcagtgattgaatgccacactgctttttttttgaacagacccctttcaactaattcaactaattgcccaattgcacagccttaagagcgtgcatatcatgaatgctgggtctcatttgttttctgagaatctactgaacctactggtaacttgtttgccacgtagcaataaaaaaatatacgaaaaaccttgattattctggttagtcacattgtactgctattattttgaacaatactgtacctttAAGCTTCTCCCCAAACATGGTGAGGAAGACGGTGAAGTTAATGGGTCCTGGAGCCTCCTTCAGCATCTCCTCGAGCTCCTCTTGTTTGACGTTCAGGCGGCCTGCGGAGGCAGAGGTCAGAACTGCTGTCAGAGAGACGCTTCATCCACCAATGCAGAACGACAGTGACGTATAGCAGAGATTATTACAGTTCACCTAAAGCTGCGAACGTATCCCTCAGGTCATTCTTGTCGATAAAGCCGTCTCTGTTCTGGTCCATGATTGTGAAAGCCTGAGGcagatgaaagagagagaatatagagtgtgtgtgagagggatgCAGAATGTAGTCCGTTATTTCTGCACCCCTACTTGCACAGAATGGAATTAGTCCAACATAATTCCTCATTGTTGAATAGTTGACATATTGTGTTGCTACAGTATATCCTTTTATGACGTTGACTTTTAGTGAACCTCTTGAATCTTCTGCATCTATTTGCCTTTAGGTGAAATATGCACTTTGACCAACTTCTAATTTAACTTTTGTGGTGACAGATGTTTGAAAACATGTTGAGATGTTCATCATGTATTGCAATTAAAACCATTTTGTATGCACTCTAAAATGCGCTTTTACTGTAAGGCCacctaaaatgtattatttgtcagtatttactcaccatcatccTGTTTGCACTGTGTGGGTTTTCTATAGAATGCAAAAGGagagtttttcaaattggtgcaTTATATTTGtgagtcagtgttattttagtatcataccatgcttgtttttatgactatattgtgattttttttatttatttataagttttagtttttatttgtttgtatttcttttttctttttttttattatttagttattttagtacatcaagttaaacccaaatgaaaatgtttctttagcaatagccaaaaaaacactatatgggtcaaaatgatacattttttaaagatattaagtaaagatcatgttccatgtagatattttgtaaatattgtaccgtaaatatatcaaaacttaatttttgatttgtaataacATTGCTAACAATttatttggacaaattcaaaggtgattttctcagtatttagatttttttttgtacccttagattccagattttcaaaaaatTTTATCTCTGCCAAATGCTGtgctcctaacaaaccatacatcaatggaaatctcatttattcagtttttagatggtatataaattaaaattttgaaaacatgacacttaagaatggttttgtggttcagggtcacaaataaaataaaatcttaaaacatcttaaaacagttatttgccaaggcaacatctcattttaatttagtttaacttgatttgcagtgtaataaaaaaatataaaatataaatattaaaaatattaatattttactgtagatttattttaaaccaatattttttttgttttagtaacctataataaccctgctttGACTCAAACCAAGTCATTTTGAATCTGAATGTGTTTGAGTTTTGGTAGCAGTCTTGGAATATAATTCTCAAGTCATATAGTCTACTGTTATGATATTCTTAGGATAATGTGTTTTTTGgaatttgtgttccacagaaaaataacattaaaaatcaaataaataatgacatgagggtgagaaaataatcACAAATTAATTTTTAGGTGAAGTCATTCTTTAACTAAAGGACAGACCTCCCTGTTGTGCTGCTTGTTTTGCCAAACTCTCTCATTTGTATATTTCTAGTTCCTGTAATTCTGCTTTACCTTGTGTCTTTGAGTTAGTTTGTGAtacgtgtgagagagagagacagactgaaagagagagagagagacagttgtctgCACGTTCTCATCACTGCCATCTCGGATCAGTGTCATGCTTATCCTGTTTGTCCTGATCTTTTCACAGCCGCTTTGAGACCAGAGAGAACGTCTGTCCTGCTGTATTTTCCACGCAGATTTCAGGGCCCTGAAAGTAgtttggaatgtgtgtgtgtgtgtgtgtgtgtgtataaatgagtGTGTGTTCAGGGTGTAAATCACTTTGCTGTGCTAATCATTACTGACACATTCTGAATTATTCACTAGCGATGATGAACACTGACATATTGAAGTCGCATACAGGAATCTCGCAGTAGTTGCTCGATATCACACTGAAAGAGTCACGATAAACACAATTGTCAAAGCAATTAGAGTCAAACGAGTCAAATTTGGTTTCTACCTCTTTGAACTCCTGGATCTGTGTTTGTTCAAACATGGAGAAGACATTAGAATTGGCTCCTTCTGCCCGCTTCTTTGCCTTTTTGGGTGCCTGCAAACACAAGTTACACAGAATAGCTAAACAGAAATACACTTCGGTATGCCATTACATTTTGTGCACATTATGCTgatatttgtttttgtcttttgcaaTCTCTCTTTAAAAAGAGAAATAACATATTCAAAAACCCTCAAACACATTTTACATCTTATTTTGAATAAGAGTGTAGTGGAAAATACACAACTGTTCCAATGTTTTTGGGAAGAAATTGATATACTTTttcagcattaaattgatcaaaacattgatttatgcgaatgctgttcttttcaactttctattaatcaaatcctaaaaataaaattgtagtttctgtaaaaatatgaagcagcacaactgttttcaacactgataataatcagaaatgtttcagtatattttcatgatttctgaagaatcatgtgacactgaagactggagtaatgatgctgaaaatacagctttgcatcactggaataaattacatttaaaaatatattcaaatagaaaagggttattttaaacaaataatatttcacaatatttgctGTAGTTAATCAAACAAATACTTCCTTGGTAAACAGAAGAGAACCTCTCAACAGCttttacagactccaaacttttttatgacagaacattttaatatcaCAATTGTAAACGGCAATCTGTTTAAATTGAGACTTTTACTGAAGTCTCTTGCTAAAAAGCCCCATAAATCTCACACATCTCCTCCTAATATTGTCTCAAAGTGTGCTACtaactcaaatatttctcatcagATTCTTTCTGTCAATGGTTGTCTCATTTGTGTCTTTGCATTTCTCTTAAGAAGTTTTAGGTGAATCATCAGAGTTAAAATTCCTCCCGAGCAATGCATGGGCAGTAATGTGATGAGGGTATGAGTGTGGAAATGTTTCGTGTCCTGTAGGATGTATAATTAGGATCAGATGTGGGATTACAGACTGCTGACAGCCTCGTCTCGGAGCCTGTTGAGAGGTAATCCCACCAAGACAAGGATTAAACGCTACTATTTACATTCCTGCCACACCATTTGGAAAACATTGCGAGATGCGTTTCTGCTGGATTAGATCGCAGCTCGACAGCTGCTCATCGGCCTTCTGTCTGGATATCATCTCAACAGTTGTGCTGTAGACGAGGCCAGAGCTGAAGCACTGAGTATGCCGAGTATTTAAAagggattttcttttttataaaccgCATAGAGAGAAACCCACAGGAAAATGTTAGTGCTCAAAGGTTCATAACTCAAGAGAGTTCTTATTTATGAATCATCTTCAACTAAGTCTCAAAAATTCCTGAAGCGGAATAAAAAATGGTCGGCATGCAGTAATagaactaaaatgaataaaattagcTCAGCTCATTTGAATTAGATTCTGGTCAAAACTATTATAAGTGAATATTATTAGCAATTTcaaagtgaaaattgtttctatgcacatttctcacacacacacacacacacacacacacacacacacacacacacacacacacacacacacgcacacacacacatatatatatatatatatatatatatatatatatatatatatatatatatattagcaaaacCTGAAAAcagttgtaatatatttttttctgagacTTAATCTAGTCTTTTTCATATAtacccccatatatatatatatatatatacaccccccccccccccccccaacagtTAAAAGTCTCCATGTGCTCTcgaaatgtaaacattaataaaactataacgaGTCACATATCGCCTTTTTCTATTTTTGAGTACTGGAAATGTTTGTATCTATCTTTGAGAACAGAAACATTTgacttttcatgtatttatttgttgaaaGTGGAATTATTAAAGCATCAGAGGCTCTGGATGAGTCAGACAGATGTATGTGGCCCTGATGAATCAGACTTCAACATAAGTCTCAAACCCAGACAGACAGAAATCAACTCAGACTAGCTCATTTTTTAGATCTTTGTTTGGATGCATCAAGAGAATATCAAGTGAAAAATGTCTGCTGATATTCAAagacagaatgaatgaatgaatgaataaatgcatgtcAAAGAAAACTCACCATGACCGTAAAACCCTTGAATTCAGGAGCAAAGCACGAGTGATTTCAGACAAGTGTGGAAATGCTGATTTTGTATATATATCACCCCATTCCCCACCTCTCACTGTCTATTAATACATCCTCATGCGCTTCACCAGGTAGCCAGTTGTCGACTTCATAAGTTATTATAAGAATCCTGATTAAAGGGGTTTAGTACAGGAGCCAGAGGGCTTCAACTCAGAACAGATGACAGTTGTTGCAATATAGCTAGAACTTTCCTGACCTATGATTGACAGCgccatttatttctattaatgTTGTTTCTCAGTCTTTGTAGATTCATTTCATACTATTTGGTGGAATCAAATGGTCTAGAAGCTCAAGTTTTCAATATTAAGTGTCAAAGATATTAAGATATAAAGTATTAAGCTTAACTTTAATTCATCATCTTTGATTCATCATCTGTGATTTTTGGTGGATAAATGAAGTCACTTTTCTGCAAGTACAGCAGAGGAGCCCACAGTGTTATTTCTTATtgagatattattatagtttttataatttaagtttgtttctatatatatatatatatatatatatatatatatatatatatatatatatatatatatatatatatatataactggacaAAATATTGCAGTTTCTAAAagaatatttggcagcacaactgttgccaacattgataattctaataataaatctgcatattagaatatttatgtgtctattgcattttatttcatttttagttattttagaatattgttcaactaaattaaaaataaataaattaatataataaataattaatacatgaaaaaaaaatggaaaattttattttggttaacatttatttgatttaaaaaatgtttttatggttctggagtttttttttttttttcatttggttttttgtatttatgcaatgcgtgtatgtatttatttatttaaaaatatgtctagttttttttttcagttttagttattttagtacagcaAGTTAAAGCTgcaaacttttgtaaaaatatatttttttacatatttgttaaacctgtcattatgtcctgacagtagaatatgagacatataatctgtgaaaaaataaagctcctctggctcctcccagtgtcctattgccatttgcagaaactccatcgctccaggtaaaaaataaccaatcagagctgcagtccgtaactttgtttgtgttcaaaatgtagaaaaatgtatataataagcgagtacaccatgaatccattttccaaaccgtgtatttagcttgtcctgaatcaccagggtgcacctataataagtgtttattttcggactattttagattgcttcggggataccgcggtggagtaacacagtacctttgtgattcttcatagacataaacagagagaagtagttccggctacaatgttcttccgcaagacgcaagcagttctgtttattaaccgctagagcgtcgaaagttacctaccgcagctttaaagttTAAACCAAGTAAAActagtttttatggttttagaaaCTAAACATCATCAGCGTAGTTTAGTCCGGTCCATGTTATCAGAAGGTTGAAACACAACCTTTTCTTGACCTATCAAACTCAAACCCTGCATGCattaaaattagattagattacaaCACTTTTAGTCCCAATTTGTCATGATATAAAAGCTAAGTTACCATCAGGAAAGACAGTTTTCCTTTCCAAAGATGATCATGTGGTCAGTTACAACTCAGACAGCATTGCTTTAGTGAAAGCAACATAGAAGAATGACTTCTAGAAAGGTTTTCTAGGTTTCTGACAGAGATGCTGTTCCAGGACCAACACGTACTTGGCTCAATAACGTTCACCTGTTTCAGTCATGGGATGCACACACATGCTAAACCTTTCCAGCCACCTGATGGCAGTCTCAACAAGTTTCCGTTTCAAGGCCTTTTGCACTCCAGAGTCGATCAATATATCAGAGTTCAGCAGCTCTCGTCAATATTCCTGGAATTATAATGCCAAGCGTAGTCAAACATTCATGTGTATCAATCCAAACACACTCATCTGATCCCATCTTTTTgtgtttagttttcatttttattccacaGTATTAGTATTGCTGTTTTTAAGTCCCAGATattagaggattttttttttcttttttacaaaaccCTTAGAAACAGTCTCAGAGTTTGGCCCACAGagattcgtaaaaaaaaaatctcccatgCTTTCTGAACCCCATTTTTAGATTTGAACAAAAGTAATAAGTGTTTCCGCATCAGCCTTGTATATCAGAActgatttaaatttcaaatttaaCAGTGAGCCATATCAAAACAAGGTATATTATTCCTTTCTTATAAGACTGATGCTGCCTTTCTCCCCtgaagcaataaataaaaagcaataaaacataAACTTTTAATAAGCACCTTTTTATATTCCCCGTAGGTGGCTTACAAAGTGCAAATACATTTCTCCTTAAAAATAGACTTGCGTTTGGTTTTAATAGCGAAGGGGAGAATGACAGATGTGCTCTCTTAGTAATTGCTCGCAGTCCACAAGCCAGCGGAGCAGTTAACCTCTTAAACGCTTTCATTTCCAGACATTATTATACTGATATCAGTAATCCGCTGTATTTTGGAGACATAAGTCG
Coding sequences:
- the LOC113094322 gene encoding myosin regulatory light chain 2, ventricular/cardiac muscle isoform-like: MAPKKAKKRAEGANSNVFSMFEQTQIQEFKEAFTIMDQNRDGFIDKNDLRDTFAALGRLNVKQEELEEMLKEAPGPINFTVFLTMFGEKLKGADAEETILNAFKVFDPEGKGTLRKDFLARMLTTQADRFSPEETEQMFSAFPPDAAGNVDYKNLVYIITHGEEKDQE